A window of Gallus gallus isolate bGalGal1 chromosome 3, bGalGal1.mat.broiler.GRCg7b, whole genome shotgun sequence genomic DNA:
aattctgtgactATATGATCTTCAAGAGGTCTTTCAGGAAGAACTTAACCAGTTAACACAGTCTACCTCGACTGTTCTGTCCTGAGGCATAACCATCTCTGATGGCAATAAACACCTACTCAGTCATGGGCCATTTGGTTCAGTTGTCTATTTCTCAGACCAGAAGCAGTTTCCCACTCTCCCACTTCATAGCAGTCCAGCATAAAACCACACAGCCTTCACAGGCCACTTTTACATATCCCACGTCCCAGTTCGAATGGAATATCAAAATACCAGTGCATATGGACtcagttgcttttttcttccccatgcCACACAGTAATTGGGTTTTCTgattaaaattacatttcatttaagAAGCTGATTAACAGTAGACAGCGATTTACTTAAAGATAAAAGTGAGACTGAAAACACATGTATTCAATTCCCCTGCCAGCCAACAAGTACTGAGGTACCACAGCAAGCAAAACAGTATAGCACATCAGTACTGTCACCCACAATGACTCATTTGACTTTCAGGTACAGTACCACAGTATGCTCAACTTCAGCATGACTAGTTAACCTTTAAGTTCTAGATGGTAGGACTGCAAGTGCCCCTAGTTCACTAAGGAACCTTATCAGAAGTCTGAGCTCTTCCAACAGAAGGATTTGTTGAGGCAAACATTTCAGTACCTTGTCAAACACACGGAACGCTTCTCTAATTTCTTCTTCGCTATCtgtatctttcatttttcttgccaTCATTGTCAGAAACTCTGGGAAGTCAATTGTGCCATTGCCTGCAAGATAATTACTTAGttagaaaaaacatttctcaatGTTTTAGTAAACAGTTACTTCTTATTAAAATCTTACCATCAGCGTCTACTTCATTGATCATGTCCTGTAATTCTGCTTCTGTGGGGTTCTGACCAAGTGATCTCATCACAGTCCCCAACTCCTTTGTAGTTATAGTACCATCACCATCCTTGTCAAATAGTGAAAAAGCTTCTTTGAATTCtgtacaacaacaaaaaggagtTAGTGCTTCCAGTTTTCAAATGGAGAGCTTACTTAACCATTTCAGAGCTACTGCTGTTTACTGGAGCAAATTATAAAACCTGAATTCATATTCTTAAAGGTTTTGAGTGTAGAGCTCAGCCTGCTGGAACAAATATCAACAGGAGTTGATGTCCTGATGCCGATGTTTCTACCAGTCCAATCACCACATTTTGGcttgaaaaaaatggaaggcCATCCATTTCAGAACTACTCAGATGTCTGCTACAAATCACCTTGAAGAATCCCTGATACAGAGCTATTCCTTTCAGCTATCAACTAGAATAACACATCCTTGGCAGGAATTATTTCTCTTATGAAAAAATAGTGGAAGTCATATTAAGAAAAAGCTTGAAAGTAGtactcaaaatgaaaatactacAGCTTAATAGCACTTCTATTACTAATAAGAGACTATTCAATGGGCAGGGTGTAATTAAGACTCAATGTAGAACAGCTTTGCTGCAACTCACTTCTGCTGGACGTGCAACTCTGAACAGCTACTACAGTCTAGCACCATGGTTTGCACATTTGGCCATAGCTTGATAAAAAGGAACTGCTACTCTCCCACTGCAGTACTACAGCTTTTCAGTCTATGATTACTCACAGCAGCTTCAGTTGGTCAAGGGGAAAGGTCAGTGCAGTCACACCAATTGCTGCAAAGTTGCTTGGAAAACGGTGTCAGCCCTTCTATATCCTGAAACAGCCTTCATAGGAACTAGTTAAAAGCAGCTGCAAGACTGGCTGTTTTTCAGTGCTACCTCTCAGGCCCCTATAATAGCTGTACTGTCACCAGCAATATTAATACAAGCATAACATGTTTAATTGTCTAGTCCAAAAATGGAGTTGGTTTTAATCCATGCCATCTGTTTGTCTTCAGCTACAGACCTTAAACTATTTCACTGGACTGTAGCTGTTCACAGAAAAATTACAGTTAAGCGTGAAAAACTGATTTACTCCCTTATGCCATTCAGATCCTTTTGCAGCACTCAAGGCACTCAAGATCATGCCTTTGGGGAACAAGTTAGCTAAAGAGCATTAGAAATACTTTCACGAATTAGTTTTTTACCCCAACGTTTCCAAGTAACCTCCTTTCCAGGTGGTGGATTTCCCAGATCTGATTGGTCAAGTACAGCATAAAGCCTTCACCCATTTCATACTCTGAAACACTAGATACGAGGTACAAACTGGCAAGCATTGGAAATGCAactaaaaaaatgctttttatagTTCATGGATGCAGTTACCATACCAGAACCATAGCCAAGTTCCAttcaaaaaaaaagcaactctgTAACATCTTCAGCTCCAGAAGCCAGCTCCTGCTGTTCAGCACACGAGACTTAGAGCATGGCTACCACAGGACCAGATGGAACAGTTCCTTCTGCACTGTGATTGTAAAAATATGGGTTTAGAAGCCTACCCAAACAAGAAGCTACAACCTGCACCTACAGTAATTTGCAAGCAGTCTTCAGGGCTAGGTTCCAGATAGCTTTAGAGGCAAATGAGTTTGCTACAATCAGATTTTACACAAAGGAAAAGGCTTTTTGGTCGAGCCCAGCAGCTATGACCACGGGATGCCATCATTCAGGAACCTCGGAAGACAGTTTCCAACAAGCATCAGGTACTCCAATGTTGCTCAAAACAGCCAGCTGTTAGCCACGGCTATAGACACAGTCAGTACAGGCTGCCACTGTAATCCAAACACAAAGCAGAttacacagcactgcagcaattCCTGCAAATTCCAAATACTTGTTTTCTACAATTCAGCAGTATATCCTGAGTACCTGAGATGAACCAAAAGACaacttcatctttttttattcAAAGATGCTGTAGGCTGAAGTTATAACCACCATTCTACTCAGTCTCAGCATAATATCACCTTCCATCAGTTAATTGCTACTCTCACTCTTGAGCAGTTTAGAGGGCTGTTTCCAAACCTTCATAGGTGAATAAGAATTGTTCTCCTATGAACCACCAAAAGCTCTTACTTAAACATGAGTATTTCTActatgaaataaattttaaatagctGTTGTGGTCAGATCCCCAGAGAACTACAGCACACGAAGAACAAAGCGCAATAAAACACCATACACAGGCCTACTTGTTCAGAGAGTCTATTTAGAGACCTCTGAGGTCTGGTGGAAGCATTGCTTTGGGACAGAAGTATCCTCAAGTTTTCTTAGCCATCCACATCAAGCAGTTCTGGCCTATTTACCTTGTTTAACACAAAGCTTAACCAAAAGGATATCCATTTGACCTGGCAAATTCAGTCCTGAATGAAGCTACAGCTACCATTCACATCCTGTACA
This region includes:
- the CALM2 gene encoding calmodulin, with protein sequence MADQLTEEQIAEFKEAFSLFDKDGDGTITTKELGTVMRSLGQNPTEAELQDMINEVDADGNGTIDFPEFLTMMARKMKDTDSEEEIREAFRVFDKDGNGYISAAELRHVMTNLGEKLTDEEVDEMIREADIDGDGQVNYEEFVQMMTAK